A window of the Desulfobotulus mexicanus genome harbors these coding sequences:
- a CDS encoding microcin C ABC transporter permease YejB encodes MSAYLLRRLLLIVPTLLGILTVNFFVIQAAPGGPVEQMIARISGTSGDLTERISGSGADDFFENDNTMESEAGIRYRGAEGLDPEFIEELEKMFGFDRPMHERYFKLLKDYFFWDFGESFYKNETVLSLIAQKMPVSISLGLWSTLIIYMVCIPLGIRKAVHHGTRFDGWTTTVISVAHAIPVFLFAIALVILFAGGSYFQWFPLRGLTSPGFEQLSTAGKILDYFHHLALPITAMVIGGFASLTMLTRNSFLDEIHKQYVETARAKGADEKRVLLGHVFRNAMLIVIAGFPSAFVSMFFTGSLLIEVIFSLDGLGLLGFEATMGRDYPVMFATLYIFTLMGLLLSIISDLTYTFVDPRIHFGTREGS; translated from the coding sequence ATGAGTGCCTACCTGCTGCGCCGCCTTCTTTTGATTGTTCCCACCTTGCTGGGAATTCTCACGGTAAACTTTTTTGTCATTCAGGCCGCTCCGGGCGGCCCCGTTGAGCAGATGATAGCCCGAATTTCCGGAACCAGCGGAGATCTGACGGAACGGATTTCCGGCTCCGGTGCTGACGACTTTTTTGAAAACGACAACACCATGGAAAGCGAAGCCGGAATCCGCTACAGGGGTGCAGAGGGCCTTGATCCAGAGTTCATAGAAGAACTGGAAAAAATGTTCGGTTTTGACCGTCCCATGCACGAACGCTACTTCAAACTCCTCAAAGATTATTTTTTCTGGGATTTTGGTGAAAGCTTCTATAAAAATGAAACCGTTCTTTCCCTCATTGCCCAGAAAATGCCCGTATCCATTTCCTTGGGTCTCTGGTCCACCCTCATCATTTATATGGTCTGCATTCCCCTTGGCATCCGCAAGGCGGTACATCATGGAACCCGCTTTGACGGATGGACCACCACCGTCATCAGTGTGGCCCACGCCATACCTGTCTTCCTGTTTGCCATTGCCCTTGTCATTCTCTTTGCGGGAGGCTCCTATTTTCAGTGGTTCCCACTGCGGGGCCTTACTTCTCCGGGGTTTGAACAGCTTTCCACGGCTGGAAAAATTCTGGATTATTTTCACCATCTGGCTCTTCCCATCACAGCCATGGTCATCGGCGGCTTTGCCTCCCTCACCATGCTTACCCGCAACAGCTTTCTGGATGAAATTCACAAACAGTATGTGGAAACCGCCAGAGCCAAGGGAGCGGATGAAAAACGGGTTCTTTTAGGCCATGTGTTCCGCAATGCCATGCTCATTGTCATTGCAGGTTTTCCTTCCGCCTTTGTTTCCATGTTCTTCACAGGATCCCTGCTCATTGAGGTGATCTTCTCCCTTGATGGCCTGGGACTTCTCGGCTTTGAGGCCACCATGGGCCGGGACTATCCGGTGATGTTCGCAACCCTTTACATTTTTACCCTCATGGGACTTCTGCTCAGTATTATCAGTGATCTCACCTATACATTTGTGGATCCCCGCATTCATTTCGGTACAAGGGAGGGGTCATGA
- a CDS encoding extracellular solute-binding protein, with protein MRLNLICMLLIQGLYFITPVLAAPSHGIALWGEPQYGTDFTHFAYARPDAPKGGHLRMAATGSFDSFHPFTIRGTAAAGVGLLYETLMTASLDEPSSSYGLIAGSVSVSEDRTSVTFRLRPEARFHDGHPVLAEDVVFSFQILIREGSPHYRKYYEDITGVHAPDEHTVRFDIRPGSAMETPYILGQLPVLPAHVWKEREFSRSSLETPVGSGPYRIHSFDAGRRITYIRDKDYWGWHLPVNQGHYNFDFISWEYFRDATVSLEAFKAGVFDYRLENTAKTWATLYDGPAFRDGRIRKETIPHERPQGMQGFVFNIRKPVFRDRAVRKALSLVFDFEWANTHLFYGQYSRSHSFFQNSPMAAEGFPSEEELVLLEPFRHLLPESAFGTAIVPPVTDGSGNIRPLLREADRILNEAGWILKGGKRIHKETGRPLSFEILLASPSFQRIAMPFRQNLARLGVDASVRVVDRTRYVRQLQDFNYDMIVGNFRQSHSPGSEQRDFWSSEAASVPGGRNTIGIADPVVDALVEHILNAENREELITACRALDRVLRASHYVIPQWFNASYRIAYWDKLRHPEKSPEHGLGIYTWWIDTEAEARLTPGAVMHTEPGGDKK; from the coding sequence ATGCGCCTGAATCTGATATGTATGCTGCTGATACAGGGGCTTTACTTCATCACACCGGTACTGGCGGCTCCTTCCCACGGCATCGCCCTGTGGGGAGAGCCGCAGTATGGCACTGATTTCACCCATTTTGCCTATGCCAGACCGGACGCACCCAAAGGCGGACATCTGCGCATGGCCGCCACAGGAAGCTTTGACAGCTTTCACCCCTTCACCATCCGGGGAACGGCAGCGGCAGGGGTGGGACTTCTTTATGAAACCCTGATGACAGCCTCCCTTGACGAACCCTCTTCCAGCTATGGACTCATTGCCGGGTCTGTTAGCGTGTCGGAAGACCGTACTTCCGTAACCTTTCGGCTGAGACCGGAAGCACGCTTCCATGACGGTCACCCCGTACTGGCGGAAGATGTGGTTTTTTCCTTTCAGATTCTTATCCGGGAAGGCTCTCCCCACTATCGTAAATATTACGAGGATATCACCGGAGTGCATGCCCCGGACGAACATACCGTGCGCTTTGATATCCGGCCCGGTTCTGCCATGGAAACACCTTATATATTAGGACAGCTCCCCGTTCTTCCCGCCCATGTATGGAAGGAGAGGGAATTTTCCCGCTCTTCTCTGGAAACGCCCGTGGGTTCCGGCCCCTACCGCATCCACTCCTTTGATGCAGGCAGACGAATCACCTATATAAGGGACAAAGACTACTGGGGCTGGCATCTTCCTGTGAATCAGGGCCATTACAATTTTGATTTTATCTCGTGGGAGTACTTCAGAGATGCCACAGTAAGCCTTGAAGCCTTCAAAGCCGGTGTTTTTGACTACAGACTGGAAAATACCGCCAAAACCTGGGCCACCCTCTATGACGGGCCTGCATTCCGGGACGGGCGCATCCGTAAGGAAACCATCCCCCATGAACGTCCTCAGGGCATGCAGGGTTTTGTTTTCAATATCCGCAAACCCGTTTTCAGGGACAGGGCGGTACGTAAAGCCCTGTCTCTGGTTTTTGATTTTGAATGGGCCAACACCCATCTCTTTTATGGCCAATATAGCCGCAGTCACAGTTTTTTCCAGAACTCCCCCATGGCAGCCGAAGGGTTTCCTTCGGAAGAAGAACTTGTCCTGCTGGAACCCTTTCGCCATCTCCTGCCGGAATCTGCCTTTGGTACTGCCATAGTACCGCCTGTCACTGACGGTTCGGGCAATATCAGGCCCCTGCTCAGGGAGGCGGACCGCATTCTCAATGAAGCCGGATGGATTCTCAAAGGTGGAAAACGCATTCACAAAGAAACGGGCCGCCCCCTTTCCTTTGAGATTCTTCTGGCATCACCTTCCTTTCAGCGCATTGCCATGCCCTTTCGCCAGAATCTTGCCCGGCTGGGCGTGGATGCCTCGGTCCGCGTAGTGGACCGCACCCGCTATGTGCGTCAGCTGCAGGATTTCAACTATGACATGATAGTGGGGAATTTCCGTCAGAGCCACTCCCCCGGTTCAGAACAGAGGGATTTCTGGAGTTCAGAAGCGGCATCCGTACCCGGAGGCCGCAATACCATCGGCATTGCAGATCCAGTGGTGGATGCCCTTGTGGAACACATTCTCAATGCAGAAAACAGAGAAGAGCTGATTACCGCATGCAGGGCGCTGGACAGGGTACTTCGGGCCAGCCACTATGTGATTCCCCAATGGTTCAATGCCAGCTACCGCATCGCCTACTGGGACAAACTCCGCCATCCGGAAAAATCGCCTGAGCATGGCCTTGGCATTTATACCTGGTGGATTGACACCGAAGCCGAAGCAAGGCTCACACCCGGAGCCGTCATGCACACAGAGCCGGGGGGAGATAAAAAATGA